A region of uncultured Draconibacterium sp. DNA encodes the following proteins:
- a CDS encoding CHASE domain-containing protein — protein sequence MKEVSKISWKAFLVLIIGVLLTGAMTYSTYLSLSREENEDFAMVCQEIKTKIMSRLYAHAQLLRSGAAYVNGFDEVTRTEWHDFIEKSKIDKNLPGIQGVGYSVVVPENNISELTQNIRNEGFPEFKIYPEGKRDTYTAIIYLEPFDFRNRRAFGYDMYSEPVRRKAMEQARDSDVAALTGKVLLVQETNEDLQAGSLMYVPVYKKDKPVSTIAERREAFVGWVYSPYRMDDLMNGILGRWDTINSERIHLQIYDNEDISAEALLFDSQHGNVSKVPAKTRTLGMPIEFNGKTWTLYFHQSNKFEWLLTNRIIIVFIGGLVTSLLLFFLTSSLQNTKTKAQLIAERLTAELKESEEKFKTLADTSPMAIYMSTGIEQTAEYINHTFVDWFGYTIEEVPNFNQWWPLAYPNKEYRERLEKEWQEKVGKAIKTKSEIEPIEAIVKCKDGSERNITWGFKTIGKQNWAYGLDLTKRKQVEQRLIEMNENLEEMVYITSHDLQVPLISMEGYASELLEDYGSELDENGKFCLLRLKNNAQSMHNLIKSLLDISRLNTKIHPFETFDLNVMVEKIIMDLALFIENKKANIITQDLPKLHADKHRIETVFRNLIANALTYGGKNITIGAKDNTLFVSDDGIGIPEDQLSSIFKAGERLMQIDTDGVGMGLTFCKKVIEKHNWDLWAESKGIGKGTTFKIRYRK from the coding sequence ATGAAAGAAGTATCCAAAATCTCGTGGAAAGCATTCCTGGTTCTGATCATCGGAGTGTTGCTTACGGGAGCAATGACATATTCTACCTATTTGAGTCTCAGTAGAGAAGAAAATGAAGATTTTGCGATGGTTTGCCAGGAGATTAAAACAAAGATCATGTCGCGGTTGTATGCCCATGCACAACTCTTGCGTAGTGGAGCAGCTTATGTTAACGGATTCGATGAGGTTACCCGTACCGAATGGCATGATTTTATTGAAAAAAGTAAAATCGATAAAAATTTACCCGGAATACAGGGAGTGGGTTATTCGGTTGTTGTTCCTGAAAACAACATAAGTGAACTGACTCAAAATATCAGAAATGAAGGATTTCCCGAGTTTAAAATTTACCCCGAAGGGAAAAGAGATACGTACACCGCCATCATCTATCTTGAACCCTTCGATTTCAGAAACCGGCGTGCGTTTGGATACGACATGTACTCCGAGCCGGTGAGACGAAAAGCCATGGAACAAGCCAGGGATTCTGATGTGGCTGCACTTACTGGAAAAGTTTTATTGGTGCAGGAAACAAACGAAGATTTGCAGGCCGGAAGTTTAATGTATGTGCCGGTTTACAAGAAAGACAAACCGGTGTCGACCATTGCCGAGCGAAGAGAAGCGTTTGTCGGATGGGTTTACAGCCCTTACCGAATGGACGATTTAATGAATGGGATACTCGGGCGCTGGGATACCATTAATTCCGAAAGGATACACCTGCAGATATACGACAACGAAGATATTTCTGCAGAAGCGCTTCTTTTCGATAGTCAACACGGGAATGTGAGTAAAGTACCTGCAAAAACCAGAACACTTGGAATGCCGATTGAATTTAACGGCAAAACATGGACCTTATATTTTCATCAGTCGAATAAATTTGAATGGCTATTAACGAATAGAATAATCATCGTATTTATAGGAGGTCTGGTAACCAGTTTACTGCTGTTCTTCTTAACATCATCTCTTCAAAATACAAAAACAAAAGCACAGCTGATTGCCGAACGATTAACAGCAGAATTAAAAGAGAGCGAAGAAAAATTTAAGACTCTGGCCGATACTTCACCAATGGCTATTTATATGTCGACAGGAATTGAACAAACCGCCGAGTATATCAACCATACTTTTGTCGATTGGTTTGGATACACCATTGAAGAAGTGCCAAATTTTAATCAATGGTGGCCACTAGCCTATCCCAATAAAGAATATCGCGAGCGCTTAGAAAAAGAATGGCAAGAGAAGGTTGGAAAGGCGATTAAAACAAAATCGGAAATTGAACCTATCGAAGCAATTGTAAAATGCAAAGATGGCTCTGAGAGAAATATAACATGGGGATTTAAAACCATCGGGAAACAAAACTGGGCCTACGGACTCGATCTTACCAAACGAAAGCAGGTTGAACAGCGACTTATTGAAATGAATGAAAACCTGGAAGAAATGGTATACATCACTTCACACGATTTGCAGGTTCCATTGATTTCGATGGAAGGCTATGCTTCTGAATTATTGGAAGATTACGGTAGCGAGTTGGACGAAAATGGAAAGTTCTGTTTGCTCAGGCTTAAAAATAATGCACAAAGCATGCACAATCTTATTAAAAGTTTGCTCGACATTTCCCGTTTGAATACCAAAATTCATCCTTTCGAAACATTTGATTTGAATGTGATGGTTGAAAAAATAATAATGGATCTGGCCTTATTTATTGAGAATAAAAAGGCAAATATCATTACACAGGATTTACCCAAATTACATGCCGACAAACACCGTATCGAAACGGTTTTCAGAAACTTAATTGCCAATGCATTAACATACGGTGGCAAAAACATCACCATTGGCGCAAAAGATAACACACTTTTTGTGTCAGACGATGGAATTGGAATCCCTGAAGACCAATTATCTTCCATTTTCAAAGCAGGCGAACGCCTCATGCAGATCGACACCGATGGTGTGGGAATGGGACTTACCTTTTGTAAAAAAGTGATTGAAAAACACAACTGGGACCTGTGGGCCGAGTCGAAAGGAATTGGAAAAGGCACCACTTTTAAAATCAGATACCGAAAATGA
- a CDS encoding M28 family peptidase has protein sequence MRVTLFCVLLWAAITLNGFAQPSDNDLRLKTFHSISSNELMEFATELSADKYEGRLSGSPEYMEAAKWCASKFEEWGVQPANNGSYFQYFPNEYSEVNSLGSVVYFNGDEKTYLDFPEDYLPGSNSASGTVQAELVYVGHGITAPELGYDDYKSVDVKGKIIILESGTPYTKNDETLAKWTPYAYHRYKFRNAVKHGAAGMIYASKLANPNTVNLEGFVYAHVDTKVVEQIMADAGKDYQQIREQLKNMETPSFELPAEQKVFIRAETNYFPDAQACNVVAMIEGSDPELKDEVIIIGGHLDGQGQMGDVSFSSALDNASGISDILGAAKALATSEVKPKRSVLFILLGGEECGLYGSKYYCKNPLFPVEKTKMMINLDMVGNGTAFYVSGGKTHSALFSHFEDANNHYIHREMGASAVSKNYGRPRSDASVFEDAGIKTFGLWTRNSVYPVHYHMPDDKTNVLTPEIMEDAAKLLYLGVLGVANDSKL, from the coding sequence ATGAGAGTAACACTATTTTGCGTGCTGTTATGGGCAGCAATTACACTAAACGGATTTGCACAGCCGAGTGATAATGATTTACGTTTAAAAACCTTTCATTCTATCTCGAGCAACGAGTTAATGGAGTTTGCAACAGAACTCAGTGCTGATAAATACGAGGGCCGTTTGTCGGGCTCCCCCGAGTATATGGAAGCTGCCAAATGGTGTGCCTCAAAGTTCGAAGAGTGGGGTGTTCAGCCAGCAAACAATGGCAGTTATTTTCAGTATTTCCCAAACGAATATTCAGAGGTAAACTCGCTGGGTTCGGTTGTTTATTTTAACGGCGATGAAAAAACATACCTCGATTTTCCGGAGGATTATTTGCCGGGTTCCAATTCGGCAAGTGGCACCGTACAGGCCGAACTGGTTTATGTGGGTCACGGAATTACTGCGCCGGAGCTGGGTTACGACGATTATAAAAGCGTTGATGTAAAAGGAAAAATTATCATTCTTGAAAGCGGAACGCCATATACCAAAAACGATGAGACGCTGGCCAAATGGACACCTTACGCTTATCACCGCTACAAATTCAGAAATGCGGTAAAACACGGTGCTGCCGGAATGATCTATGCCAGTAAGCTGGCCAATCCGAACACTGTTAATCTCGAAGGATTTGTGTATGCCCACGTTGATACAAAAGTTGTTGAGCAAATTATGGCCGATGCCGGAAAAGATTACCAGCAAATTCGCGAACAATTGAAGAACATGGAAACGCCATCGTTTGAGCTGCCGGCAGAACAAAAGGTGTTTATTCGTGCTGAAACAAACTATTTCCCCGATGCACAGGCTTGCAACGTGGTGGCCATGATCGAAGGTTCCGATCCGGAGTTGAAAGATGAGGTAATAATTATCGGCGGCCACCTCGATGGACAGGGGCAGATGGGAGATGTTTCTTTCTCAAGCGCCTTGGATAATGCATCGGGAATCAGTGATATTCTGGGAGCTGCAAAAGCTTTGGCCACATCAGAAGTAAAACCCAAACGTTCGGTCCTTTTTATTCTTCTTGGTGGAGAGGAATGTGGTTTATACGGCTCGAAATATTACTGCAAAAATCCGTTGTTCCCGGTAGAGAAAACCAAAATGATGATCAACCTGGATATGGTTGGAAACGGCACCGCATTTTATGTGTCGGGAGGAAAAACGCATTCGGCATTATTCAGCCACTTTGAGGACGCCAATAATCACTACATCCATCGCGAAATGGGAGCTTCGGCAGTTAGTAAAAACTATGGACGCCCACGTTCCGATGCATCGGTTTTTGAAGATGCCGGCATAAAAACTTTTGGTCTGTGGACCCGCAACTCGGTGTATCCGGTGCACTACCACATGCCTGACGATAAAACAAACGTGTTAACTCCCGAGATTATGGAAGATGCTGCAAAACTGCTCTATTTGGGCGTTTTGGGCGTGGCAAACGACAGTAAACTTTAG
- a CDS encoding metalloregulator ArsR/SmtB family transcription factor, with amino-acid sequence MVDIKEINVERLEVAASMLKAMAHPMRIAILKHLEGGKKLTVTEIHELLKIEQSTTSHHLGILRDKGVLCSKREGKNTYYYLKYNILSQIVDCLETCTCD; translated from the coding sequence ATGGTAGATATCAAGGAGATAAACGTCGAGCGTTTGGAGGTCGCTGCCAGCATGTTGAAGGCAATGGCGCACCCGATGCGTATTGCTATTTTGAAGCATCTGGAGGGAGGTAAAAAATTAACAGTTACCGAGATCCACGAACTGCTAAAGATTGAGCAGTCAACTACATCACATCACTTAGGCATTTTGCGCGACAAAGGTGTTTTGTGCTCGAAGCGCGAAGGGAAAAACACTTATTACTACTTGAAATACAATATTTTGAGTCAGATTGTTGATTGCCTGGAAACCTGCACCTGCGATTAA
- a CDS encoding DUF2797 domain-containing protein produces MQYEGNIRKMITELNAPVKYILPIGDERIDMNALIGKEISMQFDGQINCVSCGKKTKTSFSQGFCYNCLQTAPEASESIIRPELSKAHLGIARDMEWAEKHDLIDHFVYLAVSSALKVGVTRGHQIPTRWIDQGASYAIKIAKTPNRHIAGVIEVFLKDHFTDKTNWRSMLKNEVLKDFDLAAEKERIANLLPLELQKYMDPENEVTEINYPVEQFPVKIKSIGFDKLPEITGTLAGIKGQYLIFDDSRVLNIRKHNGYFLRVAM; encoded by the coding sequence ATGCAATACGAAGGCAACATACGAAAAATGATTACCGAGCTTAATGCGCCGGTAAAATATATACTACCCATTGGCGATGAAAGAATTGATATGAACGCGCTGATCGGGAAAGAAATCTCGATGCAATTTGACGGACAGATTAATTGTGTGTCGTGTGGGAAGAAAACGAAAACATCGTTTAGTCAGGGATTTTGTTACAACTGCCTGCAAACCGCTCCTGAAGCCAGCGAGTCGATTATTCGCCCCGAGTTATCGAAAGCACATTTGGGAATTGCACGCGATATGGAATGGGCTGAAAAACACGACCTGATCGACCATTTTGTGTACCTGGCCGTGTCGAGTGCTTTAAAAGTTGGTGTTACCCGTGGTCATCAAATTCCTACCCGCTGGATCGATCAGGGAGCCAGTTATGCCATAAAAATTGCCAAAACGCCCAACCGACATATTGCCGGTGTAATCGAGGTATTTCTAAAAGATCATTTTACCGATAAAACCAACTGGCGGTCGATGTTGAAGAACGAAGTATTGAAAGATTTTGACCTGGCAGCCGAAAAAGAACGTATTGCCAATTTACTGCCGTTGGAATTGCAGAAATACATGGATCCGGAAAATGAGGTGACTGAAATAAATTATCCGGTTGAACAGTTTCCTGTGAAAATAAAAAGTATTGGATTTGATAAACTCCCGGAAATTACCGGAACACTGGCCGGCATAAAAGGGCAGTATTTAATTTTTGATGATAGCAGGGTTTTAAATATCCGGAAACACAATGGTTACTTTTTGCGGGTGGCAATGTAG
- a CDS encoding polyprenyl synthetase family protein has protein sequence MTTIKKIKAPIEQELYDFEPYFKKSLQSDIPLLATVLNFLYRTKGKQLRPMFVFLSAKLHGGTNESSKLAACSVELLHTATLVHDDVVDESYERRGSFSVKALWKNKLAVLVGDYILARGLLLQLESKKYNFLHLISRAVQDMAEGEILQMKKSRKLDIDDETYFEIIRKKTASLIATSMAIGAASAVDDEAIIEKMYSIGQDAGIAFQIKDDIFDYQSKGLLGKPTGNDIKEKKITLPLLHVLNEADRSERKRILRLIKRKNNSSKVVEELIQLVTEKGGLEYAEQKMNEFKDRAIAGLKEFPDCEARESLIELMNYIATRKK, from the coding sequence ATGACTACGATAAAGAAAATAAAGGCCCCCATTGAACAGGAACTGTATGATTTTGAGCCTTATTTTAAAAAATCCCTGCAAAGCGATATTCCTTTGCTGGCAACCGTTTTAAACTTCCTTTATCGTACCAAAGGCAAACAACTTCGCCCCATGTTTGTATTCTTATCGGCAAAACTGCACGGCGGAACCAATGAATCTTCGAAATTGGCGGCCTGTTCGGTGGAATTATTGCACACCGCCACATTGGTACACGACGATGTGGTTGACGAGTCGTACGAGCGCCGCGGATCGTTTTCGGTTAAAGCGCTTTGGAAAAACAAACTGGCCGTTTTGGTGGGCGATTATATTTTGGCCCGCGGACTGCTGCTGCAACTCGAAAGCAAAAAATACAATTTCCTTCATCTCATTTCGCGCGCGGTTCAGGATATGGCCGAGGGAGAAATCCTGCAGATGAAAAAAAGCCGCAAACTCGACATCGACGATGAAACCTATTTCGAGATTATCCGCAAAAAAACAGCTTCGTTAATTGCCACCAGCATGGCTATTGGTGCTGCATCGGCGGTTGACGACGAGGCGATAATCGAAAAAATGTACAGCATTGGACAAGATGCCGGAATTGCTTTCCAGATAAAAGATGATATTTTCGATTACCAATCGAAAGGCCTGCTGGGCAAACCAACGGGTAACGACATTAAGGAAAAGAAAATCACCCTGCCACTGCTGCACGTTTTAAATGAAGCCGACCGAAGTGAACGGAAACGCATTTTGAGGCTGATAAAACGCAAGAATAACAGCTCGAAAGTAGTTGAAGAACTGATTCAGCTGGTAACGGAAAAAGGCGGCCTTGAATACGCCGAGCAAAAAATGAATGAATTTAAAGACCGGGCAATTGCCGGCCTAAAAGAATTTCCCGACTGCGAGGCACGCGAATCGCTCATCGAGCTGATGAACTACATTGCCACCCGCAAAAAGTAA
- a CDS encoding ATP-binding protein — MSNNLSDRKVEILIVEDNIDFIHFIKNVISDEMYHISSIKSGKEAFNYLMNPDTQTDIVLLDYKLPGMNGIEILEKLGDAKDRYSFIFLTVDDSIETVIKAMSAGALDFIVKSIGLKNELPGKLSKVLKIHQTKLHKVQYEKELEEARFKFKTVADFTNDWDYWQNPDGSLQYVSPSCKRFTGYDVEVLNENPGLIDEIIFEEDKTKWGVHKTNVGTIHKPETIQVRIKRKDGEIRWIEHNCQPVIDPHGSFLGIRVNNHDITERVLTNEKIRLNSSRLHDLLELSQHNTTDKQEIFDHALTTAVKITQSRCGYLYHYNEKTKQFTLNSWTKCGIEGCNVTNPQQFSGFDEIGFWGEAVRQRKTIKANDIDPVQLSKLGFNNIGCSLISNYLVTPFFENGEIQFLIGVANKLSAYENDDVVQLNLLSETVWKIFQQKNDQKKIREMLAELEELNATKDKFVSIIAHDLRSPIGGINSFLEVLSENIRSYTVDTIENYIKVLKSQTENTFNLLEDILMWAHSQSSKIPFEPETVLLSDLCSNEITGLQILAENKKITVSNNVLKTTELYADKNMLKTIIRNLLSNAIKFTNENGYISISSANENSAVTVTVSDNGVGIDPNKLTSIFEISMVDSTPGTANEKGTGLGLLLCKDFVEKHGGKIWIESEIKKGTDVKFSIPVNQ; from the coding sequence ATGAGCAATAACTTAAGTGATAGAAAAGTTGAAATTCTGATTGTTGAGGACAATATTGATTTCATACATTTTATTAAAAATGTTATCTCTGATGAAATGTATCACATTTCGAGCATTAAATCGGGAAAAGAAGCCTTCAACTATCTCATGAATCCGGATACTCAAACCGACATTGTTTTACTTGATTATAAACTTCCGGGCATGAACGGTATTGAAATACTCGAAAAACTAGGTGATGCAAAAGATCGGTATAGTTTCATTTTCCTGACGGTTGATGACAGTATTGAAACCGTTATAAAAGCCATGTCGGCCGGTGCGCTTGATTTTATCGTAAAATCGATCGGGTTAAAGAATGAATTGCCCGGCAAACTTTCCAAAGTATTAAAAATCCATCAGACCAAACTTCATAAAGTGCAATACGAAAAAGAACTGGAAGAGGCGCGGTTTAAATTCAAAACAGTTGCCGATTTTACCAACGACTGGGATTACTGGCAAAATCCGGATGGATCGTTACAATATGTTTCGCCTTCATGTAAAAGATTTACGGGCTACGACGTAGAGGTTTTGAATGAAAATCCGGGACTGATTGATGAAATAATTTTCGAAGAGGATAAAACGAAATGGGGAGTACACAAAACAAACGTTGGAACAATTCATAAACCCGAGACAATCCAGGTTCGTATCAAACGAAAAGACGGCGAAATTCGCTGGATCGAGCATAATTGTCAGCCGGTAATTGATCCTCACGGATCATTTTTAGGGATCAGGGTAAACAATCATGATATTACTGAGAGAGTATTGACCAATGAAAAGATCAGGCTGAACAGCTCACGTTTACACGACCTACTGGAACTCTCGCAGCACAACACCACCGACAAACAGGAAATATTCGACCATGCCCTGACAACAGCCGTTAAAATTACACAAAGCCGGTGCGGATACTTATATCATTATAATGAAAAGACAAAACAGTTTACCTTAAACTCATGGACGAAGTGCGGAATTGAGGGATGTAACGTTACTAATCCACAACAATTTTCAGGTTTTGATGAAATCGGATTTTGGGGAGAAGCTGTCCGTCAGCGAAAAACTATAAAAGCAAACGACATTGACCCCGTGCAATTATCTAAATTGGGATTTAACAACATCGGATGTAGTTTAATTAGTAACTATCTGGTTACACCGTTTTTCGAAAATGGTGAAATACAATTTTTAATTGGAGTCGCTAATAAACTTTCGGCATATGAGAACGATGATGTTGTACAGCTAAATTTGTTATCGGAAACGGTGTGGAAGATATTTCAGCAAAAAAACGATCAAAAGAAAATACGTGAAATGCTGGCTGAACTGGAAGAACTGAATGCCACAAAAGATAAGTTCGTATCGATTATTGCTCATGATTTAAGAAGCCCGATCGGGGGTATAAACAGTTTTTTAGAAGTTTTATCAGAGAACATTCGTTCCTATACCGTTGATACGATTGAGAACTACATTAAGGTGCTAAAAAGCCAAACCGAAAACACATTTAATTTATTGGAAGATATATTAATGTGGGCACATTCTCAGTCTTCCAAAATTCCTTTTGAACCGGAAACTGTGCTTTTAAGTGATCTGTGCAGCAATGAGATTACGGGGCTGCAGATTTTGGCTGAGAATAAAAAAATCACTGTTAGTAATAATGTTCTTAAAACTACGGAGCTTTATGCCGACAAGAATATGCTGAAAACCATAATACGAAATTTACTGTCGAACGCCATTAAATTCACAAACGAAAACGGGTACATATCCATAAGTTCGGCAAATGAAAATTCAGCTGTTACCGTTACTGTTTCAGACAATGGGGTTGGTATTGACCCCAATAAGTTAACATCTATTTTCGAAATATCGATGGTAGACTCAACGCCGGGAACAGCCAATGAAAAAGGCACCGGGCTGGGATTATTGCTTTGTAAAGATTTTGTGGAAAAACACGGCGGCAAAATTTGGATTGAAAGTGAAATCAAAAAAGGTACCGACGTTAAGTTTTCGATACCGGTGAATCAATAA
- a CDS encoding response regulator, with protein sequence MKQEQKNIYAPILVVEDNPDHARMIIRTLKKKSNLMNEIIHFSNGQEILDYVFKMKNEENNDQPNPILILLDVKMPIKNGFEVLEGIRAEKKCLNIPIVMLTTTANSEDVAKALKLGANDYIVKPLKYDEFTEKIEKLGYYWGVISDTKKAINDN encoded by the coding sequence ATGAAACAAGAACAAAAAAATATATATGCTCCCATCCTGGTAGTAGAAGACAATCCTGACCATGCCCGAATGATCATTAGAACGCTAAAGAAAAAAAGCAATTTAATGAATGAAATCATTCATTTCTCCAACGGGCAGGAAATTCTGGATTATGTTTTCAAGATGAAAAATGAAGAAAACAATGATCAGCCCAATCCAATACTTATTCTTCTGGATGTAAAAATGCCGATTAAAAATGGCTTTGAGGTGCTCGAAGGAATCCGCGCTGAAAAAAAATGTTTGAACATACCCATTGTTATGCTTACCACAACTGCGAATAGCGAAGACGTTGCAAAAGCCCTAAAACTTGGTGCCAACGATTACATAGTGAAACCGTTGAAATATGATGAATTCACCGAAAAAATTGAAAAACTGGGGTATTACTGGGGCGTAATCAGCGACACAAAAAAAGCAATTAACGACAACTGA
- a CDS encoding PCMD domain-containing protein: MKRIDKYGFWVLMILVFVSCVNEDHFGLSPHGNIKDLLVSNQAGNASIDQEAMLITVEIPGGVDLAGITIQELQLSSFATADKNVGDIIDLTNDAVISVTAEDGSNHPWTIKTFVASAFPQLDNGDLNSWYKTSSDYYEPGSDAASTIWGTGNPGTQILGKLATTPIDLGNNNLAARMETYDLGLAGVPLKTPIAAGSLFTGYFDSDKLDPTDPEAAVIFGTPFTGRPDKIRVRYSYVPGETNKDRNGNVLDYDDSCDIYAFLEVRLGGEIQRLGTAWFRSSENQPDMITKEMEVVYGPLDDSYPDYMKPEDGNFVSGDSATYMLPTHISFVASSSYDGANFAGAIGSVLIIDDVEMVYDEE, translated from the coding sequence GTGAAACGAATAGATAAATATGGTTTTTGGGTTTTAATGATACTGGTGTTCGTATCGTGTGTCAACGAAGATCACTTTGGATTATCACCACACGGTAACATTAAAGACCTTCTTGTTAGTAACCAGGCCGGAAATGCAAGCATTGATCAGGAAGCTATGCTGATAACCGTAGAAATTCCGGGAGGTGTTGATTTGGCAGGCATTACCATACAGGAGCTCCAACTGTCTTCGTTTGCAACGGCCGATAAAAACGTTGGCGATATTATTGATTTAACCAACGATGCCGTTATTAGTGTTACGGCTGAAGACGGTAGTAATCATCCCTGGACGATTAAGACTTTTGTAGCCTCGGCCTTTCCGCAACTGGATAACGGCGATTTAAATTCGTGGTATAAAACCAGTTCCGATTATTACGAGCCGGGATCCGATGCGGCTTCCACCATTTGGGGTACTGGTAACCCGGGAACGCAAATTCTGGGGAAACTGGCTACAACGCCAATCGATCTGGGAAATAATAATTTGGCGGCCCGTATGGAAACGTACGATCTTGGTTTGGCCGGAGTTCCTTTAAAAACACCAATCGCCGCAGGATCATTGTTCACCGGTTATTTTGATTCCGATAAACTCGATCCTACCGATCCGGAAGCTGCCGTAATATTTGGTACACCTTTTACCGGACGGCCCGATAAAATCAGGGTTCGATATTCCTATGTTCCGGGCGAAACCAATAAAGACCGGAATGGAAACGTGTTGGATTACGACGACAGCTGCGATATTTATGCATTCCTGGAAGTGCGTCTGGGCGGAGAAATACAACGTTTGGGAACAGCCTGGTTTCGCAGCAGCGAAAATCAACCGGATATGATCACCAAAGAAATGGAGGTGGTTTATGGCCCGCTTGATGATTCGTACCCCGATTATATGAAACCGGAAGACGGGAATTTTGTATCGGGCGATTCAGCAACCTACATGCTGCCTACTCACATCTCCTTTGTGGCTTCATCAAGTTACGACGGGGCCAATTTTGCCGGAGCAATTGGCAGTGTATTAATTATTGATGATGTGGAAATGGTTTATGATGAGGAATAA